A stretch of Caenorhabditis elegans chromosome IV DNA encodes these proteins:
- the pfd-1 gene encoding putative prefoldin subunit 1 (Confirmed by transcript evidence), whose amino-acid sequence MADEEISKAFRDLQFKTNETRMRIVQGEQNKKVNYQKMRISESTKKNLVDLDENLKYYRSVGRMFLLTDKPAEISRHEAEAKQSKEKIEAIEKQKDYLEKGLVEAETNLRELIQSRR is encoded by the exons ATGGCCGACGAGGAGATCTCAAAAGCGTTTCGCGACTTGCAATTCAAAACCAATGAAACACGAATGCGGATAGTTCAAGGAGAACAAAATAAGAAAGTTAACTATCAG aaaatgaggATCTCAGAGAGCACAAAAAAGAACTTGGTGGATTTGGATGAAAACCTCAAGTACTATCGATCTGTTGGGCGTATGTTCCTGCTGACCGACAAACcagctgaaatttccagacatGAAGCTGAAGCTAAACAGTCAAA AGAGAAAATTGAAGCTATCGAGAAGCAGAAAGACTATTTGGAGAAAGGATTGGTGGAGGCTGAAACGAATCTTCGCGAGCTGATTCAAAGTAGACGCTGA
- the F01G4.4 gene encoding CNH domain-containing protein (Confirmed by transcript evidence), whose product MYSGARQGVISGKVTHHNEVFYEFFDKDYKYLFGKVKDIFTDVGAWVEYNVEKVQSHPKNCLHFAQNVNTEVKRTNAPTCDVFSSNRFQFDVREFNKVDFFQFDNADRQLSFKGTIRFNSNKNQFYHEYYGDVLVGEAEKLIRFGINEIDVMMNLYRSDEYTRGPHWYVKHYINKGKSYNINGYLSINGFVLRGPGGVVRNKNQVNIPPDALRPNNPVPNLSNGTSSQELAAAPNRNNFPTYATQRPRRNSDWDDEEPQTTAAPAGTSNSTAAASRPQVGDGKTGFRAFGGDAAPQSRGFDDGAIQRRAFGGLTTAPAAAPNRNNFPTYATQRPRRNSDWDDEDPQTTAAPAGTFNSAAASFRPQVGNGKAGSRAFGGDTAPQRSGLDDGATQRRAFEGLTIAPAAASNRNSFPTFATQRPRRNSDWGDEEPETTVAPAGKSNSTAAASRPQVGNGKTGSRPFGGDTAPQRRGLDDGAIQRRAFGGLTTAPAAAPNQNNFPTFATQRPRRNSDWDDEEPQATDAPAGTFNSAAASFRPQVGNGKAGSRAFGGDTAPQTSGLDDGAIERRAFGALATAPREVVLGGERDVVAAGQLRPRGPESTIQPRRVPQSRQFGGVSATSNDPTTPEPRRINETPRVLLPPQSKGRRVDS is encoded by the exons ATGTACTCTGGCGCCCGACAGGGAGTTATCTCGGGAAAGGTCACTCACCATAACGAGGTGTTCTACGAATTTTTCGACAAGGACTACAAATACTTGTTCGGGAAGGTGAAGGACATTTTC ACTGATGTTGGAGCCTGGGTGGAATACAACGTGGAAAAAGTTCAATCCCACCCGAAGAATTGTTTACACTTTGCCCAGAACGTCAACACCGAAGTGAAACGCACCAACGCTCCAACGTGTGACGTTTTCAGCAGTAACAGGTTCCAGTTCGATGTGAGGGAGTTCAACAAAGTGGACTTTTTCCAGTTTGATAACGCGGACAGGCAATTATCG ttcaaaggAACCATTCGCTTCAACTCGAACAAGAACCAATTCTACCATGAATATTATGGAGATGTCCTCGTTGGAGAGGCAGAGAAACTCATCCGTTTCGGTATCAACGAGATTGATGTGATGATGAATTTGTACAGATCCGACGAGTATACAAGAGGACCGCATTGGTACGTGAAGCACTACATCAATAAAGGAAAATCGTATAATATCAATGGATAT ctttcaatcAATGGTTTTGTGCTCCGTGGCCCTGGAGGTGTGGTTCGTAACAAAAATCAAGTTAATATTCCACCTGATGCTCTTCGCCCAAATAATCCCGTTCCAAATTTATCAAATGGTACGTCATCACAAGAACTAGCAGCAGCTCCAAATCGGAATAACTTCCCAACATATGCAACCCAGAGACCACGTCGTAATTCTGACTGGGACGATGAAGAGCCTCAGACAACTGCTGCTCCAGCTGGAACGTCTAATTCTACAGCTGCTGCATCCCGTCCACAAGTTGGAGATGGAAAAACAGGATTCAGAGCTTTTGGAGGAGACGCTGCACCACAAAGCCGTGGATTTGATGATGGTGCCATCCAGAGAAGAGCTTTTGGAGGATTGACCACTGCGCCAGCAGCAGCTCCAAATCGGAATAACTTCCCAACATATGCAACCCAGAGACCACGTCGTAATTCTGACTGGGACGATGAAGACCCACAGACAACTGCTGCTCCTGCTGGAACGTTTAATTCTGCAGCTGCTTCATTCCGCCCACAAGTTGGAAATGGAAAAGCAGGATCCAGAGCTTTCGGAGGGGACACTGCACCACAAAGAAGTGGATTAGATGATGGCGCCACCCAGAGAAGAGCTTTTGAAGGATTGACAATTGCGCCAGCAGCAGCTTCAAATCGGAATAGCTTCCCAACATTTGCAACCCAGAGACCACGTCGTAATTCTGACTGGGGTGATGAAGAGCCTGAGACAACTGTTGCTCCAGCTGGAAAGTCTAATTCTACAGCTGCTGCATCCCGTCCACAAGTTGGAAATGGGAAAACAGGATCCAGACCTTTTGGAGGAGACACTGCACCACAAAGACGTGGATTAGATGATGGAGCCATCCAGAGAAGAGCTTTTGGAGGATTGACCACTGCGCCAGCAGCAGCTCCAAATCAAAATAACTTCCCAACATTTGCGACCCAGAGACCACGTCGTAATTCTGACTGGGACGATGAAGAGCCTCAGGCAACTGATGCTCCTGCTGGAACGTTTAATTCTGCAGCTGCTTCATTCCGCCCACAAGTTGGAAATGGAAAAGCAGGATCCAGAGCTTTCGGAGGAGACACTGCACCACAAACAAGCGGATTAGATGATGGAGCCATCGAGAGAAGAGCTTTTGGAGCATTGGCCACTGCGCCACGAGAGGTAGTTCTCGGTGGAGAGAGAG ATGTTGTAGCAGCTGGCCAGCTTCGTCCACGTGGCCCAGAAAGCACCATCCAACCGCGACGTGTCCCACAGAGTCGTCAATTCGGAGGAGTCAGTGCTACAAGCAACGATCCGACTACCCCGGAGCCGAGAAGAATAAATGAGACTCCAAGAGTGCTGCTCCCACCACAATCGAAAGGAAGACGCGTGGatagttga
- the pfd-1 gene encoding putative prefoldin subunit 1 (Partially confirmed by transcript evidence): MRISESTKKNLVDLDENLKYYRSVGRMFLLTDKPAEISRHEAEAKQSKEKIEAIEKQKDYLEKGLVEAETNLRELIQSRR; the protein is encoded by the exons atgaggATCTCAGAGAGCACAAAAAAGAACTTGGTGGATTTGGATGAAAACCTCAAGTACTATCGATCTGTTGGGCGTATGTTCCTGCTGACCGACAAACcagctgaaatttccagacatGAAGCTGAAGCTAAACAGTCAAA AGAGAAAATTGAAGCTATCGAGAAGCAGAAAGACTATTTGGAGAAAGGATTGGTGGAGGCTGAAACGAATCTTCGCGAGCTGATTCAAAGTAGACGCTGA
- the F01G4.4 gene encoding CNH domain-containing protein (Confirmed by transcript evidence), translating into MYSGARQGVISGKVTHHNEVFYEFFDKDYKYLFGKVKDIFTDVGAWVEYNVEKVQSHPKNCLHFAQNVNTEVKRTNAPTCDVFSSNRFQFDVREFNKVDFFQFDNADRQLSFKGTIRFNSNKNQFYHEYYGDVLVGEAEKLIRFGINEIDVMMNLYRSDEYTRGPHWYVKHYINKGKSYNINGYLSINGFVLRGPGGVVRNKNQVNIPPDALRPNNPVPNLSNGTSSQELAAAPNRNNFPTYATQRPRRNSDWDDEEPQTTAAPAGTSNSTAAASRPQVGDGKTGFRAFGGDAAPQSRGFDDGAIQRRAFGGLTTAPAAAPNRNNFPTYATQRPRRNSDWDDEDPQTTAAPAGTFNSAAASFRPQVGNGKAGSRAFGGDTAPQRSGLDDGATQRRAFEGLTIAPAAASNRNSFPTFATQRPRRNSDWGDEEPETTVAPAGKSNSTAAASRPQVGNGKTGSRPFGGDTAPQRRGLDDGAIQRRAFGGLTTAPAAAPNQNNFPTFATQRPRRNSDWDDEEPQATDAPAGTFNSAAASFRPQVGNGKAGSRAFGGDTAPQTSGLDDGAIERRAFGALATAPREVVLGGERAAGQLRPRGPESTIQPRRVPQSRQFGGVSATSNDPTTPEPRRINETPRVLLPPQSKGRRVDS; encoded by the exons ATGTACTCTGGCGCCCGACAGGGAGTTATCTCGGGAAAGGTCACTCACCATAACGAGGTGTTCTACGAATTTTTCGACAAGGACTACAAATACTTGTTCGGGAAGGTGAAGGACATTTTC ACTGATGTTGGAGCCTGGGTGGAATACAACGTGGAAAAAGTTCAATCCCACCCGAAGAATTGTTTACACTTTGCCCAGAACGTCAACACCGAAGTGAAACGCACCAACGCTCCAACGTGTGACGTTTTCAGCAGTAACAGGTTCCAGTTCGATGTGAGGGAGTTCAACAAAGTGGACTTTTTCCAGTTTGATAACGCGGACAGGCAATTATCG ttcaaaggAACCATTCGCTTCAACTCGAACAAGAACCAATTCTACCATGAATATTATGGAGATGTCCTCGTTGGAGAGGCAGAGAAACTCATCCGTTTCGGTATCAACGAGATTGATGTGATGATGAATTTGTACAGATCCGACGAGTATACAAGAGGACCGCATTGGTACGTGAAGCACTACATCAATAAAGGAAAATCGTATAATATCAATGGATAT ctttcaatcAATGGTTTTGTGCTCCGTGGCCCTGGAGGTGTGGTTCGTAACAAAAATCAAGTTAATATTCCACCTGATGCTCTTCGCCCAAATAATCCCGTTCCAAATTTATCAAATGGTACGTCATCACAAGAACTAGCAGCAGCTCCAAATCGGAATAACTTCCCAACATATGCAACCCAGAGACCACGTCGTAATTCTGACTGGGACGATGAAGAGCCTCAGACAACTGCTGCTCCAGCTGGAACGTCTAATTCTACAGCTGCTGCATCCCGTCCACAAGTTGGAGATGGAAAAACAGGATTCAGAGCTTTTGGAGGAGACGCTGCACCACAAAGCCGTGGATTTGATGATGGTGCCATCCAGAGAAGAGCTTTTGGAGGATTGACCACTGCGCCAGCAGCAGCTCCAAATCGGAATAACTTCCCAACATATGCAACCCAGAGACCACGTCGTAATTCTGACTGGGACGATGAAGACCCACAGACAACTGCTGCTCCTGCTGGAACGTTTAATTCTGCAGCTGCTTCATTCCGCCCACAAGTTGGAAATGGAAAAGCAGGATCCAGAGCTTTCGGAGGGGACACTGCACCACAAAGAAGTGGATTAGATGATGGCGCCACCCAGAGAAGAGCTTTTGAAGGATTGACAATTGCGCCAGCAGCAGCTTCAAATCGGAATAGCTTCCCAACATTTGCAACCCAGAGACCACGTCGTAATTCTGACTGGGGTGATGAAGAGCCTGAGACAACTGTTGCTCCAGCTGGAAAGTCTAATTCTACAGCTGCTGCATCCCGTCCACAAGTTGGAAATGGGAAAACAGGATCCAGACCTTTTGGAGGAGACACTGCACCACAAAGACGTGGATTAGATGATGGAGCCATCCAGAGAAGAGCTTTTGGAGGATTGACCACTGCGCCAGCAGCAGCTCCAAATCAAAATAACTTCCCAACATTTGCGACCCAGAGACCACGTCGTAATTCTGACTGGGACGATGAAGAGCCTCAGGCAACTGATGCTCCTGCTGGAACGTTTAATTCTGCAGCTGCTTCATTCCGCCCACAAGTTGGAAATGGAAAAGCAGGATCCAGAGCTTTCGGAGGAGACACTGCACCACAAACAAGCGGATTAGATGATGGAGCCATCGAGAGAAGAGCTTTTGGAGCATTGGCCACTGCGCCACGAGAGGTAGTTCTCGGTGGAGAGAGAG CAGCTGGCCAGCTTCGTCCACGTGGCCCAGAAAGCACCATCCAACCGCGACGTGTCCCACAGAGTCGTCAATTCGGAGGAGTCAGTGCTACAAGCAACGATCCGACTACCCCGGAGCCGAGAAGAATAAATGAGACTCCAAGAGTGCTGCTCCCACCACAATCGAAAGGAAGACGCGTGGatagttga
- the F01G4.6 gene encoding Phosphate carrier protein, mitochondrial (Confirmed by transcript evidence), producing the protein MSVFSQLAESSKQNPFSLPVRSGNCASAVSAPGQVEFGSGKYYAYCALGGVLSCGITHTAIVPLDLVKCRIQVNPEKYTGIATGFRTTIAEEGARALVKGWAPTLLGYSAQGLGKFGFYEIFKNVYADMLGEENAYLYRTSLYLAASASAEFFADILLAPMEATKVRIQTSPGAPPTLRGCAPMIYKAEGLTGFYKGLPPLWMRQIPYTMMKFACFEKTVEALYQYVVPKPRAECSKAEQLVVTFVAGYIAGVFCAIVSHPADTVVSKLNQDSQATAGGILKKLGFAGVWKGLVPRIIMIGTLTALQWFIYDSVKVALNLPRPPPPEMPASLKAKLAAQQ; encoded by the exons ATGAGCGTGTTCAGCCAGCTTGCCGAATCATCGAAGCAGAACCCATTCAGCTTGCCGGTCAGGTCGGGTAACTGCGCCAGTGCTGTTTCAGCTC CTGGACAAGTTGAATTCGGAAGTGGCAAGTACTACGCTTACTGTGCTCTCGGAGGAGTTCTTTCTTGTGGAATCACCCACACTGCCATCGTACCACTTGATCTTGTCAAGTGCAGAATTCAG gTGAATCCAGAGAAGTACACCGGTATTGCTACTGGTTTCCGGACCACCATCGCCGAGGAAGGAGCTCGTGCTCTTGTAAAGGGATGGGCCCCAACCCTCCTTGGATACTCCGCACAAGGACTTGGAAAATTCGGATTCTACGAGATCTTCAAGAACGTCTACGCTGACATGCTCGGAGAAGAGAACGCATATCTCTACAGAACCTCTCTTTACCTCGCTGCTTCCGCCTCAGCTGAGTTCTTCGCTGATATCCTTCTCGCCCCAATGGAAGCCACCAAGGTCCGTATCCAAACCTCACCAGGAGCTCCACCAACTCTTCGTGGATGTGCACCAATGATCTACAAGGCCGAAGGACTCACCGGATTTTACAAGGGACTTCCACCACTCTGGATGAGACAGATTCCATACACCATGATGAAGTTCGCTTGCTTCGAGAAGACCGTTGAGGCCCTTTACCAATACGTTGTTCCAAAGCCAAGAGCAGAGTGCTCCAAGGCTGAACAACTTGTCGTCACGTTTGTTGCTGGATATATCGCCGGAGTTTTCTGCGCCATCGTATCTCACCCAGCCGACACTGTTGTTTCCAAGCTTAACCAAGACTCTCAAGCCACCGCCGGAGGAATCCTCAAGAAACTTGGTTTCGCCGGAGTCTGGAAGGGACTTGTGCCACGTATTATCATGATCGGAACCCTCACAGCTCTTCAATGGTTCATCTATGATTCTGTTAAA gtcGCCCTCAACCTTCCACGCCCACCACCACCAGAGATGCCAGCTTCCCTCAAGGCCAAGCTTGCCGCTCAACAATAA
- the F01G4.6 gene encoding Phosphate carrier protein, mitochondrial (Confirmed by transcript evidence) produces the protein MTSETEEKAMPFIARAKSPHLQTGRAGIIVILCMWIIIYFWGVTQLVDGLMDWLAYGSTQYVARVAVGVVTTVASSYEAGQVEFGSGKYYAYCALGGVLSCGITHTAIVPLDLVKCRIQVNPEKYTGIATGFRTTIAEEGARALVKGWAPTLLGYSAQGLGKFGFYEIFKNVYADMLGEENAYLYRTSLYLAASASAEFFADILLAPMEATKVRIQTSPGAPPTLRGCAPMIYKAEGLTGFYKGLPPLWMRQIPYTMMKFACFEKTVEALYQYVVPKPRAECSKAEQLVVTFVAGYIAGVFCAIVSHPADTVVSKLNQDSQATAGGILKKLGFAGVWKGLVPRIIMIGTLTALQWFIYDSVKVALNLPRPPPPEMPASLKAKLAAQQ, from the exons ATGACGTCCGAAACGGAAGAGAAGGCTATGCCATTCATAGCTCGAGCCAAATCTCCTCATCTCCAAACTGGAAGGGCTGGCATTATAGTGATATTATGCATGTGgattataatttatttttggggTGTTACCCAACTAGTTGACGGGTTAATGGACTGGCTGGCGTACGGGTCCACTCAATATGTTGCACGGGTCGCGGTTGGTGTTGTCACCACTGTAGCTTCTTCATATGAAG CTGGACAAGTTGAATTCGGAAGTGGCAAGTACTACGCTTACTGTGCTCTCGGAGGAGTTCTTTCTTGTGGAATCACCCACACTGCCATCGTACCACTTGATCTTGTCAAGTGCAGAATTCAG gTGAATCCAGAGAAGTACACCGGTATTGCTACTGGTTTCCGGACCACCATCGCCGAGGAAGGAGCTCGTGCTCTTGTAAAGGGATGGGCCCCAACCCTCCTTGGATACTCCGCACAAGGACTTGGAAAATTCGGATTCTACGAGATCTTCAAGAACGTCTACGCTGACATGCTCGGAGAAGAGAACGCATATCTCTACAGAACCTCTCTTTACCTCGCTGCTTCCGCCTCAGCTGAGTTCTTCGCTGATATCCTTCTCGCCCCAATGGAAGCCACCAAGGTCCGTATCCAAACCTCACCAGGAGCTCCACCAACTCTTCGTGGATGTGCACCAATGATCTACAAGGCCGAAGGACTCACCGGATTTTACAAGGGACTTCCACCACTCTGGATGAGACAGATTCCATACACCATGATGAAGTTCGCTTGCTTCGAGAAGACCGTTGAGGCCCTTTACCAATACGTTGTTCCAAAGCCAAGAGCAGAGTGCTCCAAGGCTGAACAACTTGTCGTCACGTTTGTTGCTGGATATATCGCCGGAGTTTTCTGCGCCATCGTATCTCACCCAGCCGACACTGTTGTTTCCAAGCTTAACCAAGACTCTCAAGCCACCGCCGGAGGAATCCTCAAGAAACTTGGTTTCGCCGGAGTCTGGAAGGGACTTGTGCCACGTATTATCATGATCGGAACCCTCACAGCTCTTCAATGGTTCATCTATGATTCTGTTAAA gtcGCCCTCAACCTTCCACGCCCACCACCACCAGAGATGCCAGCTTCCCTCAAGGCCAAGCTTGCCGCTCAACAATAA
- the pigq-1 gene encoding PMT_2 domain-containing protein (Confirmed by transcript evidence), whose amino-acid sequence MDKITKNVVLIRTLEAKILLVRTFSFTRLLLLDVAFSIYLWNIWTPNWEWTVNEFWDQTGNVADNLNGTITWLRSNPAGLKLNTPVNETLAWFFTYHIYLWTTFIGFLRSDAFFRFIAYSLIGGISTFSAMVYDFSQIFFLHFNCFDAYATKLCYLCYYTLTVLWSLVRGKKWNPLRERKDTVILDTRQQFLATSLFVILLFILPTIFVYFVVFRCLRLAVSALQTVLYFFATWPFQLFALEKHLAEKYGKPADAQNEALAEKKTKSQN is encoded by the exons atggataaaattactaaaaacGTGGTTTTAATCAGGACATTAGAAGCAAAAATTCTTCTCGTCCG AACATTTTCCTTCACACGTCTGTTGCTTCTTGATGttgctttttcaatttacttATGGAATATTTGGACACCAAATTGGGAATGGACAGTCAATGAATTTTGGGATCAAACTGGAAATGTTGCTGATAATTTGAACGGa acaataacATGGCTGAGAAGTAATCCAGCTGGACTTAAACTTAATACTCCCGTAAATGAAACTCTTGCATGGTTCTTCACTTATCACATTTATCTATGGACAA ctttcattGGATTTCTTCGTTCTGATGCATTCTTCCGGTTCATCGCATACTCTTTGATCGGTGgcatttcaacattttctgcGATGGTTTACGATTTCtcgcaaatatttttcttgcaCTTCAATTGTTTTGATGCCTACGCTACCAA attgtgcTACCTTTGTTACTACACTTTAACAGTTCTTTGGAGCCTTGTGAGGGGAAAGAAGTGGAATCCATTGAGAGAACGAAAAGACACT gtaatcCTCGACACTCGTCAGCAATTCCTGGCAACTTCTCTGTTCGTCATCCTTCTTTTCATTCTTCCTACAATTTTTGTCTACTTCGTCGTCTTCCGATGTCTTCGACTCGCTGTATCGGCACTTCAAACCGTGCTCTATTTCTTCGCAACGTGGCCATTTCAACTGTTTGCTCTTGAAAAacatttagctgaaaaatacgGAAAACCAGCGGATGCACAAAACGAAGCATTGGCtgagaagaaaacaaaatcccAAAACTGA